In a single window of the Rhinolophus ferrumequinum isolate MPI-CBG mRhiFer1 chromosome 21, mRhiFer1_v1.p, whole genome shotgun sequence genome:
- the DUS1L gene encoding tRNA-dihydrouridine(16/17) synthase [NAD(P)(+)]-like isoform X2, giving the protein MPKLEGFEFWSRTLGGARHVVAPMVDQSELAWRLLSRRHGAQLCYTPMLHAQVFVRDANYRKENLYCEVCPEDRPLIVQFCANDPEVFVQAALLAQGYCDGIDLNLGCPQMIAKRGHYGAFLQDEWDLLQSMILLAHEKLSVPVTCKIRVFPEIDKTVRYAQMLEKAGCQLLTVHGRTKEQKGPLSGSASWEHIKAVRKAVAIPVFANGNIQCLRDVERCIQDTGVQGVMSAEGNLHNPALFEGRSPAVWELAEEYLDIVRQHPCPLSYVRAHLFKLWHHTLQVHQLLREELAKAKTLEGVAAVSRELKLRCQEDMARQKEGEKPAGGLPFFHWICQPYFRPGPKEGSKENGGAGSKRALEEEEGSMDVLSKNKQKKQLRNPHKTFDPSLKPKYARCDQCGNPKGNRCVFNLCRGCCKKRAFKEMADCPGHGLLFKTKLEKSLAWKGAQTRLQDPQQAGPGEPGGLPEALGGALA; this is encoded by the exons ATGCCGAAGCTGGAGGGCTTCGAGTTCTGGAGTCGCACCCTGGGGGGGGCCCGGCACGTGGTGGCCCCCATGGTGGACCAGAGCGAGCTGGCCTGGAGGCTGCTGAGCCGCCGCCATGGGGCCCAGCTCTGCTACACCCCCATGCTGCACGCCCAGGTCTTCGTCCGCGATGCCAACTACCGGAAGGAGAACCTGTACTGTGAAGTGTGCCCCGAGGACCGGCCCCTCATCGTGCAG TTCTGTGCCAACGACCCAGAGGTGTTTGTGCAGGCGGCTCTCCTGGCTCAGGGTTACTGCGATGGCATCGACCTGAATCTGGGTTGCCCACAAATGATCGCCAAGCGAG GCCACTACGGAGCCTTCCTACAGGACGAGTGGGACCTGCTGCAGAGCATGA TTCTGCTGGCCCATGAGAAACTCTCTGTCCCGGTCACGTGCAAAATCCGTGTCTTCCCAGAGATTGACAAGACCGTGAGGTATGCCCAGATGCTGGAGAAGGCTGGCTGTCAG CTGCTGACAGTGCATGGGCGCACCAAGGAGCAGAAGGGGCCTCTGTCGGGCTCCGCGTCCTGGGAGCATATCAAGGCTGTGCG CAAGGCCGTGGCCATCCCCGTGTTCGCCAATGGGAACATCCAGTGTTTGCGGGACGTGGAGCGCTGCATCCAGGACACGGGGGTGCAGGGCGTCATGAGTGCAG AGGGCAATCTGCACAACCCCGCCCTGTTCGAGGGCCGCAGCCCGGCCGTGTGGGAGCTGGCCGAGGAGTACCTGGACATCGTGCGACAACACCCCTGCCCCCTGTCCTACGTCCGGGCCCACCTCTTCAAGCTGTGGCACCACAC GCTGCAGGTGCACCAGCTGCTTCGAGAGGAGCTTGCCAAAGCCAAGACCCTGGAGGGCGTGGCGGCCGTGAGCCGGGAGCTGAAGCTGCGGTGTCAG GAGGACATggccaggcagaaggaaggggagaagccTGCGGGCGGTTTGCCTTTCTTCCACTGGATCTGCCAGCCCTACTTCCGGCCAGG GCCCAAGGAGGGGAGCAAGGAGAACGGGGGTGCTGGCAGCAAGCGGgccctggaggaagaggagggcagcATGGACGTCTTGTCCAAGAATAAGCAGAAGAAGCAGCTGAGGAACCCTCACAAGACCTTCGATCCTTCACTGAAGC CAAAATACGCCAGGTGTGATCAGTGTGGGAACCCAAAG GGCAACAGATGTGTGTTCAATCTGTGCCGGGGCTGCTGCAAGAAGCGCGCTTTCAAAGAGATGGCAGACTGCCCAG GTCatggattgctttttaaaaccaAACTGGAGAAGTCTCTGGCCTGGAAGGGGGCCCAGACCCGGCTGCAGGACCCTcagcaggcagggcctggggaacCTGGGGGCTTGCCTGAGGCCCTGGGTGGTGCGCTGGCCTGA
- the DUS1L gene encoding tRNA-dihydrouridine(16/17) synthase [NAD(P)(+)]-like isoform X1: MPKLEGFEFWSRTLGGARHVVAPMVDQSELAWRLLSRRHGAQLCYTPMLHAQVFVRDANYRKENLYCEVCPEDRPLIVQFCANDPEVFVQAALLAQGYCDGIDLNLGCPQMIAKRGHYGAFLQDEWDLLQSMILLAHEKLSVPVTCKIRVFPEIDKTVRYAQMLEKAGCQLLTVHGRTKEQKGPLSGSASWEHIKAVRSKAVAIPVFANGNIQCLRDVERCIQDTGVQGVMSAEGNLHNPALFEGRSPAVWELAEEYLDIVRQHPCPLSYVRAHLFKLWHHTLQVHQLLREELAKAKTLEGVAAVSRELKLRCQEDMARQKEGEKPAGGLPFFHWICQPYFRPGPKEGSKENGGAGSKRALEEEEGSMDVLSKNKQKKQLRNPHKTFDPSLKPKYARCDQCGNPKGNRCVFNLCRGCCKKRAFKEMADCPGHGLLFKTKLEKSLAWKGAQTRLQDPQQAGPGEPGGLPEALGGALA, encoded by the exons ATGCCGAAGCTGGAGGGCTTCGAGTTCTGGAGTCGCACCCTGGGGGGGGCCCGGCACGTGGTGGCCCCCATGGTGGACCAGAGCGAGCTGGCCTGGAGGCTGCTGAGCCGCCGCCATGGGGCCCAGCTCTGCTACACCCCCATGCTGCACGCCCAGGTCTTCGTCCGCGATGCCAACTACCGGAAGGAGAACCTGTACTGTGAAGTGTGCCCCGAGGACCGGCCCCTCATCGTGCAG TTCTGTGCCAACGACCCAGAGGTGTTTGTGCAGGCGGCTCTCCTGGCTCAGGGTTACTGCGATGGCATCGACCTGAATCTGGGTTGCCCACAAATGATCGCCAAGCGAG GCCACTACGGAGCCTTCCTACAGGACGAGTGGGACCTGCTGCAGAGCATGA TTCTGCTGGCCCATGAGAAACTCTCTGTCCCGGTCACGTGCAAAATCCGTGTCTTCCCAGAGATTGACAAGACCGTGAGGTATGCCCAGATGCTGGAGAAGGCTGGCTGTCAG CTGCTGACAGTGCATGGGCGCACCAAGGAGCAGAAGGGGCCTCTGTCGGGCTCCGCGTCCTGGGAGCATATCAAGGCTGTGCG CAGCAAGGCCGTGGCCATCCCCGTGTTCGCCAATGGGAACATCCAGTGTTTGCGGGACGTGGAGCGCTGCATCCAGGACACGGGGGTGCAGGGCGTCATGAGTGCAG AGGGCAATCTGCACAACCCCGCCCTGTTCGAGGGCCGCAGCCCGGCCGTGTGGGAGCTGGCCGAGGAGTACCTGGACATCGTGCGACAACACCCCTGCCCCCTGTCCTACGTCCGGGCCCACCTCTTCAAGCTGTGGCACCACAC GCTGCAGGTGCACCAGCTGCTTCGAGAGGAGCTTGCCAAAGCCAAGACCCTGGAGGGCGTGGCGGCCGTGAGCCGGGAGCTGAAGCTGCGGTGTCAG GAGGACATggccaggcagaaggaaggggagaagccTGCGGGCGGTTTGCCTTTCTTCCACTGGATCTGCCAGCCCTACTTCCGGCCAGG GCCCAAGGAGGGGAGCAAGGAGAACGGGGGTGCTGGCAGCAAGCGGgccctggaggaagaggagggcagcATGGACGTCTTGTCCAAGAATAAGCAGAAGAAGCAGCTGAGGAACCCTCACAAGACCTTCGATCCTTCACTGAAGC CAAAATACGCCAGGTGTGATCAGTGTGGGAACCCAAAG GGCAACAGATGTGTGTTCAATCTGTGCCGGGGCTGCTGCAAGAAGCGCGCTTTCAAAGAGATGGCAGACTGCCCAG GTCatggattgctttttaaaaccaAACTGGAGAAGTCTCTGGCCTGGAAGGGGGCCCAGACCCGGCTGCAGGACCCTcagcaggcagggcctggggaacCTGGGGGCTTGCCTGAGGCCCTGGGTGGTGCGCTGGCCTGA